A window of the Lolium perenne isolate Kyuss_39 chromosome 7, Kyuss_2.0, whole genome shotgun sequence genome harbors these coding sequences:
- the LOC127313737 gene encoding 1,4-alpha-glucan-branching enzyme 3, chloroplastic/amyloplastic, whose protein sequence is MASCPPFLLAPQPPPPLVAVRLRRSPLAGRAHLLTSRSTPRPRRRQSFRSSSSPSSSSSSSSGPRKRSPRPQQRTEQRPGRGSGSAVDPVGFLAKTGVSDRAFAQFLRDRHKAFKDRRWDVCSRFIDLKEGSSGFELMGMHRHRQHRVDFMEWAPGARYCALVGDFNHWSATENCAREGHLGHDDFGYWSVTLEDKLREGQEPDEYFFQEYNYVDDYDKGDKGVDVEDLIRRMNEEYWEPGEIKSRKSQLERVARLYEEMFGPNSPQTEEELGEIPDAQTRYNNWKATQKDGPSSSAPSYDIIDTGQEFDIFNVVTDRASFEKFQTKAPPLAYWVEMRKGRKAWIEKYVPAISHQDKYRVYFNTPDGALERVPAWATYVLPDAEGMQSYAVHWEPPPEEIYKWRYGRPRVKGSLRIYECHVGISGSEQKISSFQEFTSDVLPHIKDAGYNAVQIIGVVEHKDYSSVGYKVTNYFAVSSRFGTPDDFKKLVDEAHGLGLLVLLDIVHSYASAEEMVGLSLFDGSNDCYFHSGKRGQHKYWGTRMFKYDDVDVLHFLLSNLNWWVTEYRIDGFQFHSLSSMLYTHNGFSTFTGAIEEYCNQYVDKDALIYLILANEMLHELHPDIITIAEDATYYPGLCEPTTQGGLGFDYWANLSIPEMWLWHLENVPEREWSMNKIMKVLISSNDNMLSYVENHNQSISGRKSFAEIILNTGMCSSGSVDDDLIFRASSLLKIIKLITFTTSGGAYLNFMGNEFAHPKRVEFPMSSNDYSFQLACRKWELLDKGVHKHVFSFDKDIMSLDENERITKRGSLNVHQCDDTSMVISFTRGPFLFVFNFNPELSYELHRVGVDEAGEYQLILNTDETKYGGRGELNSSQYMKKTSDKRVDGCRNSLELALSSRSAQVYKLVRILRI, encoded by the exons ATGGCGTCTTGCCCTCCGTTTCTCCTAGCCCCACAACCCCCACCTCCGCTCGTCGCCGTCCGCCTCCGCCGCTCGCCTCTCGCCGGCCGCGCACACCTCCTAACCAGCCGCTCCACcccccgcccccgccgccgccagagcttccgctcctcctcctccccctcatCCTCGTCTTCGTCCTCCTCCGGCCCTCGCAAGCGCTCGCCCAGGCCTCAGCAGCGCACGGAGCAGCGGCCCGGCCGGGGCAGCGGGAGCGCCGTCGACCCCGTCGGCTTCCTCGCCAAGACCGGCGTCTCCGACCGCGCGTTCGCCCAGTTCCTCCGCGACCG GCACAAGGCTTTCAAGGACCGGAGATGGGATGTGTGCTCCCGGTTTATCGATCTGAAAGAGGGCTCCTCTGG GTTTGAGCTAATGGGAATGCACCGCCATCGGCAACATCGTGTGGATTTCATGGAGTGGGCACCAG GTGCTCGGTATTGTGCTCTGGTTGGTGATTTTAATCATTGGTCGGCAACTGAAAACTGTGCACGAGAAGGTCATTTGGGACATGATGATTTCGGGTATTGGTCTGTCACACTTGAGGATAAGCTCAGAGAAGGGCAAGAACCAGATGAATACTTTTTCCAGGAGTACAATTATGTGGATGACTACGATAAAGGTGACAAGGGTGTTGATGTTGAAGATTTAATCCGTAGAATGAATGAAGAGTATTGGGAACCTGGAGAAATTAAGTCACGCAAGTCTCAGTTGGAGAGAGTCGCGAGGTTATACGAGGAGATGTTTGGCCCCAATAGTCCACAGACAGAAGAGGAGCTGGGTGAAATACCTGATGCTCAAACCAGATATAACAACTGGAAAGCCACACAGAAGGATGGGCCGTCCAGTTCAGCTCCTTCCTACGATATCATTGATACTGGGCAGGAGTTTGACATTTTTAATGTGGTAACTGATCGAGCATCATTTGAAAAGTTTCAAACAAAGGCACCTCCCCTTGCTTACTGGGTTGAAATGAGGAAAGGAAGAAAAGCCTGGATAGAGAAATATGTTCCAGCGATTTCTCATCAAGACAAGTACAGGGTTTATTTTAATACTCCTGATGGTGCTTTAGAACGTGTGCCTGCTTGGGCAACTTATGTTCTTCCAG ATGCGGAAGGGATGCAATCCTATGCAGTACATTGGGAGCCTCCTCCAGAAGAAATTTACAAATGGAGATATGGACGACCGAGAGTCAAAGGCTCACTTAGGATTTATGAATGTCATGTTGGAATAAGTGGATCCGAGCAGAAAATATCATCGTTTCAGGAGTTCACATCCGAC GTCCTACCTCACATAAAAGACGCTGGATATAATGCTGTTCAAATAATTGGAGTTGTGGAGCACAAGGATTACTCCTCCGTTGGTTATAAG GTCACAAACTATTTTGCAGTCAGTAGCAGATTTGGCACCCCAGATGACTTCAAAAAACTAGTGGACGAGGCACATG GCCTTGGGTTACTGGTTCTTCTTGATATTGTCCACTCCTATGCATCGGCTGAAGAAATGGTGGGCTTATCTCTTTTTGATGGCTCTAACGATTGTTACTTCCACAGCG GGAAAAGAGGGCAACACAAGTACTGGGGCACCAGAATGTTCAAATATGATGATGTTGATGTTCTGCACTTCTTGTTGTCTAATTTAAATTG GTGGGTCACTGAATACCGGATTGATGGATTCCAGTTTCACTCACTCTCTTCTATGTTATATACTCACAATGGTTTTTCTACATTTACTGGTGCCATAGAAGA GTACTGTAATCAATATGTTGACAAGGATGCACTGATATATCTAATCCTAGCAAATGAGATGTTACATGAACTCCATCCAGATATTATAACAATAGCGGAGGAT GCAACATATTATCCTGGGTTATGTGAACCAACCACCCAAGGTGGTTTAGGATTCGACTACTGGGCCAATCTTTCTATTCCAGAAATGTGGTTGTGGCATCTTGAAAATGTTCCTGAGCGAGAATGGAGCATGAATAAG ATTATGAAAGTATTGATAAGCAGCAACGATAATATGCTATCTTATGTTGAAAATCATAACCAG TCAATATCAGGGCGGAAGTCTTTTGCTGAGATAATTCTTAATACAGGAATGTGCTCTAGTGGTTCAGTAGATGACGATTTGATCTTCCGAGCTTCCTCATTGCTCAAG ATAATCAAATTAATTACGTTTACAACAAGTGGAGGTGCATATCTGAATTTCATGGGTAATGAATTTGCTCATCCAAAG AGAGTTGAGTTTCCTATGTCAAGCAATGACTATTCGTTCCAATTAGCTTGTCGGAAGTGGGAACTACTGGACAAGGGTGTCCACAAACATGTTTTCAGTTTTGACAAG GATATAATGAGCTTGGATGAAAATGAAAGGATAACAAAGAGAGGCTCACTCAATGTTCATCAGTGCGATgatacaagcatg GTGATATCTTTCACGAGGGGGCCTTTCCTTTTTGTATTTAATTTCAATCCAGAACTCTCCTATGAACTACATCGTGTTGGTGTAGATGAAGCTGGGGAATATCAA CTTATCTTAAACACGGATGAAACTAAATATGGTGGCCGTGGGGAGCTCAATAGTAGTCAGTATATGAAGAAGACCAGTGACAAAAG GGTTGATGGCTGTCGGAACTCCTTGGAATTGGCATTATCATCTAGAAGTGCTCAG GTATACAAGTTGGTCCGAATCTTAAGAATTTAG